In one Bradyrhizobium sp. 4 genomic region, the following are encoded:
- a CDS encoding BlaI/MecI/CopY family transcriptional regulator → MDDRLPDLGDLEHEVMQLVWAHGPVTAEIVREKLSRRLKESTVRTVLRRLEEKGYARHTVDGRTYVYHAAEARARVAAKAVQRIVDWFCNGSMEEVLVGMVDNAMLDQQQLRTLADQVAKAKKARGVKKE, encoded by the coding sequence ATGGACGATCGTTTGCCCGACCTGGGCGACCTCGAGCACGAGGTCATGCAACTGGTTTGGGCCCATGGTCCTGTGACGGCCGAAATTGTGCGCGAAAAGCTGTCGCGTCGGCTGAAGGAATCCACCGTGCGCACGGTGCTGCGCCGGCTGGAAGAAAAGGGCTATGCTCGGCACACGGTGGACGGACGCACCTATGTCTACCACGCAGCCGAAGCGCGCGCGCGGGTTGCGGCCAAGGCGGTGCAGCGCATCGTCGACTGGTTCTGCAACGGCTCGATGGAGGAGGTCCTCGTCGGCATGGTCGACAATGCAATGCTCGACCAGCAGCAGTTGCGCACACTGGCCGACCAGGTCGCCAAGGCGAAGAAGGCGAGGGGAGTGAAGAAAGAATGA
- a CDS encoding NAD-dependent malic enzyme — protein MNRPARVSAHSTSSDSVHGMALLRDPLLNKGTAFTAQERDALGLRGLLPPCVLTMETQVERVLVNLRTLPTDLEKYVALNALHDRNEALFFRVVVDNIDEIQPIIYTPTVGLACQKYGLIFQRPRGMFISSRDRGQIAEILKNWPYPAKLIVVTDGERILGLGDLGANGMGIPVGKLSLYSACAGVHPETCLPIVLDVGTNNEELLKDPYYLGLRERRLTGEAYDSFVDEFMVAARKTFPGVLIQFEDFANHSAFKLLHKYRDEACVFNDDIQGTAAVALAGLFSALRVNGGKLKDQRILFLGAGEAATGIADLVTSAMMAEGASEAEALRRNWLVDSRGLVVGGREGLSGHKLRYAHADQAPIADFLTAIRTLKPTAIIGVAAVGGAFTPEVLKAMAELNEQPIVFALSNPTSKAECSAEDAYRYTGGRALFACGSPYDPVKLNGRTFVPRQGNNSYIFPGVGLGVIASRSRLVTDEMFMAAAHTLADCVGKDDLAQGSLYPALPRIREVSVRIAAAVADVAYQRGLADGPAPNDVKGLVQSQMYEPKY, from the coding sequence GTGAATAGACCTGCTCGGGTCAGCGCCCATTCGACATCGTCCGATTCCGTGCACGGCATGGCGCTGCTGCGCGATCCCCTGCTCAACAAGGGCACCGCCTTCACCGCGCAGGAGCGCGATGCGCTCGGCCTGCGCGGACTGCTGCCGCCGTGCGTGCTGACGATGGAGACCCAGGTCGAGCGCGTGCTCGTCAACCTGCGCACGCTGCCGACCGATCTCGAAAAATATGTTGCGCTGAATGCGTTGCATGACCGCAACGAGGCGCTGTTCTTCCGCGTCGTCGTCGACAATATCGACGAGATCCAGCCGATCATCTACACGCCGACGGTCGGGCTCGCCTGCCAGAAATACGGCCTGATTTTCCAGCGGCCACGCGGCATGTTCATCTCCTCGCGCGATCGCGGCCAGATCGCCGAGATCCTGAAGAACTGGCCCTATCCGGCCAAGCTGATCGTCGTCACCGATGGCGAGCGCATCCTCGGCCTCGGCGATCTCGGCGCCAACGGCATGGGCATTCCGGTCGGTAAACTCTCGCTCTATTCGGCCTGCGCCGGCGTGCATCCCGAAACGTGTCTGCCGATCGTGCTCGACGTCGGCACCAACAACGAAGAGCTCCTGAAAGACCCATATTATCTCGGCCTGCGCGAGCGGCGGCTCACGGGCGAGGCCTATGACAGCTTCGTCGACGAGTTCATGGTCGCCGCGCGCAAGACCTTTCCGGGAGTGCTGATCCAGTTCGAGGATTTCGCCAACCACTCGGCGTTCAAGCTGCTGCACAAATACCGCGATGAGGCCTGCGTCTTCAACGACGACATCCAGGGCACAGCCGCGGTTGCGCTCGCCGGCCTGTTCTCGGCCTTGCGCGTCAACGGCGGCAAGCTGAAGGATCAGCGCATCCTGTTCCTCGGCGCGGGCGAGGCCGCGACCGGCATCGCCGATCTCGTGACGTCCGCCATGATGGCGGAGGGCGCCTCCGAGGCCGAAGCGCTCCGCCGCAACTGGCTGGTGGATTCCCGCGGCCTGGTCGTTGGCGGCCGTGAAGGCCTGTCCGGTCACAAGCTCCGTTATGCCCATGCCGACCAGGCGCCGATCGCCGACTTCCTCACCGCGATCAGGACGCTGAAGCCGACGGCGATCATCGGCGTTGCCGCGGTCGGCGGCGCCTTCACGCCCGAGGTGCTCAAGGCGATGGCCGAGCTCAACGAACAGCCGATCGTGTTCGCGCTCTCCAACCCGACCTCGAAGGCCGAATGTTCGGCGGAGGACGCCTACCGCTACACCGGGGGCCGCGCGCTGTTTGCCTGCGGCAGCCCGTATGATCCTGTGAAGCTGAACGGCCGCACCTTCGTGCCGCGCCAGGGCAACAACTCCTACATCTTCCCGGGCGTCGGCCTCGGCGTCATCGCCAGCCGCTCGCGGCTGGTGACGGACGAGATGTTCATGGCGGCCGCCCATACGCTGGCCGATTGCGTCGGCAAGGACGATCTTGCGCAAGGCAGCCTCTACCCGGCGCTGCCGCGCATCCGCGAGGTCTCGGTCCGCATCGCTGCCGCCGTCGCCGATGTCGCCTATCAGCGCGGACTCGCGGACGGACCCGCGCCCAACGACGTGAAGGGATTGGTTCAGTCCCAGATGTACGAGCCGAAGTACTGA
- a CDS encoding tripartite tricarboxylate transporter substrate-binding protein — protein sequence MQGRWAGLRGHVMVVCALIGSAAWTAPASAQPFPSRPITLVVPFAAGGPTDTLARILSERIAAELHTTIVVENVAGASGSIAGARVARATPDGTTITIGHWGTHVLNGAIFKLPYDVIADFEPVATIAMGTQLIVGRKSLEANTLKEMIAWLKANPGKVTAGTAGAGTGAHVAGVFFKERTGTDFQFVPYRGAGPAMIDLVAGQIDIMFDQASNSLPHYKNGAIKAFAVTSPTRLASAPDIPTVDEAGLPGLYISYWHGIWAPRNTPKEIVTKLNATIVTVLADASVKQRFSELGQEIPPPDQQTPAALGVFQKAETEKWWPIVKAADIKAE from the coding sequence ATGCAGGGGCGGTGGGCTGGACTGCGTGGCCACGTGATGGTCGTGTGCGCCTTGATCGGAAGTGCGGCGTGGACCGCTCCTGCGAGCGCGCAGCCGTTTCCGTCGCGGCCGATCACCCTCGTGGTGCCGTTCGCGGCGGGCGGTCCGACCGATACGCTGGCGCGCATCCTGTCCGAACGCATCGCCGCCGAATTGCACACGACAATCGTCGTTGAAAACGTGGCGGGCGCCTCCGGCAGCATCGCCGGCGCCCGCGTCGCGCGCGCAACGCCTGATGGCACCACGATCACGATCGGCCATTGGGGCACGCATGTGCTCAACGGCGCGATCTTCAAGCTACCCTATGACGTGATCGCCGATTTCGAGCCGGTCGCGACGATCGCGATGGGCACGCAGCTCATCGTCGGCCGGAAGTCGCTCGAGGCCAACACTCTGAAAGAGATGATCGCGTGGCTGAAGGCCAACCCCGGCAAGGTGACTGCCGGCACGGCCGGTGCGGGCACAGGTGCCCACGTCGCCGGTGTCTTCTTCAAGGAGAGAACCGGCACCGACTTTCAGTTCGTGCCCTATCGCGGCGCGGGGCCCGCCATGATCGACCTCGTGGCCGGGCAGATCGACATCATGTTCGATCAGGCCTCGAACTCGCTGCCGCATTACAAGAACGGTGCGATCAAGGCGTTCGCGGTGACGTCGCCGACGCGGCTCGCCTCCGCGCCCGATATCCCGACGGTCGACGAGGCGGGGCTGCCCGGTCTCTACATCTCCTACTGGCACGGCATCTGGGCGCCGAGAAATACGCCGAAGGAGATCGTCACGAAGCTCAACGCGACCATCGTCACCGTGCTTGCCGACGCTTCCGTCAAGCAGCGGTTTAGCGAATTGGGACAGGAGATTCCTCCGCCCGATCAGCAAACACCCGCAGCGCTTGGAGTCTTCCAGAAGGCCGAAACCGAGAAATGGTGGCCGATCGTGAAGGCCGCCGACATCAAGGCTGAGTAA